The sequence AGCGCGGATGAGTTTGACATTTTGATCAAAATCAGTCGCCCCAAAGTCTTTAGAATCAAAAATTTCAAAACCCACTTTACTCGTTTTAGGGATCCCTTGAGAAGCTAAAGTGATCCTTTCTTCATAGACTTTATCTTTAGGGATGAGAATAGTGTCGTCTTTGGAGACTTTATAAGGGATTTGGTTTTGTTGGAGGTACTGCAAGATTAGAGCGTTATCGCTAGGATCCAAGCCTTCAAATAAAACCCCATAACCCCCTTGTACATAGCCTTTTTCCTTAAAAGGATAGAGCAATAAAAACACGATCAAAGCCGTGATCAAAACCCCCATTGCAATCAGGGCGATTTTTTGCTTTTTATTGAGTTTGATGAAAAAATCAACAATCCGTTGCAATAATATCTTTAAATCCAATATTAAAACCTCGATAAATTTTTCATTCTTTTAAGCCGTTTGTTGGAATCAAATTCTCTTAAACACGCTCAAATAAATCCCTATGGAAAAACAAGCCCCTAACGCCCCCAAACAAAACCCTCCTAAAACACTGCTAAAAGACGCCCCTAAAACAATCAGCACCAACCCTATTAAAAGAATCAAACCAAATAAGCCATAAGTCAGAATATTTTGGAGCGTTTTGTGGGCGATAAAATAAGGTATCAATAAAATAAGCAACCCATAAAAAAGGGCTAAAGAAAGTGCATAGGAGTTTGGCAAGTTAGTGCTGTACGAAAGCCACTGAATGGAATGCGTAAAAAGGTGTTTTAAAGATTCTAAAAGGGCTTCAAATATCACCACACTTAACACTAACCACACCCCAAGCGCTAAATTTCTGCGATAAAGACTTAAAAACACCCCCACTAACAAGCTAAAGGGCAACACGAATTGAGAATAGCCTAAAAAAGCGATGCGTTGGAGTATAAAATCTAATGCGGAGCCGGAATTAACAGAGCTTGAATGCACTAAATTAAAAATGGCATTATCCATTGAATTGGTGTAATCAAAAAAAACCAAGCCAATGATAATCGTAAAAAGCACGCTAAAAAATCCCCCTAAAAGAAAAAGGGCTTTCACTTGCAATAAAAAGAATGGTTTGGGTTGTATAGAAACATTTTTGAAAGAATTTTCAGCCATTACTTAAAACCCTTTTAGCCAGCTAATCAAAAACTTATACTATAGCACCAAGAACAAAAACGCCTCTTTAGAGGGTTTAAACAAGGATTTAAACGCATAAGATCTCTTTAATTCTAGTCAAACCTAGCTAATAAGAAACTG comes from Helicobacter acinonychis and encodes:
- a CDS encoding membrane protein, whose protein sequence is MAENSFKNVSIQPKPFFLLQVKALFLLGGFFSVLFTIIIGLVFFDYTNSMDNAIFNLVHSSSVNSGSALDFILQRIAFLGYSQFVLPFSLLVGVFLSLYRRNLALGVWLVLSVVIFEALLESLKHLFTHSIQWLSYSTNLPNSYALSLALFYGLLILLIPYFIAHKTLQNILTYGLFGLILLIGLVLIVLGASFSSVLGGFCLGALGACFSIGIYLSVFKRI